One window of Paludibacter propionicigenes WB4 genomic DNA carries:
- a CDS encoding inositol monophosphatase family protein, translating to MIPTYKELCDFTCEVARSTGKYLSEERVNFDASKIESKGLHDLVSYVDKESEKRIVRALQAVLPESGFIAEEGTTKKRGERFNWVIDPLDGTTNFVQGVPVYAVSIGLLDGDELVLGVVYEVGRDECFYAWKGGGAFLNGEPIHVSDRNAMNDALLATGFPYSNFGLLDEYIAVLKWAIVEARGMRRMGSAAVDLSYVACGRFDAFWEYDLKSWDVAAGALILMEAGGTVTDFLGGKNYLFDKEIVASNTLLHGVLQHKIAELMK from the coding sequence ATGATACCAACATATAAGGAACTTTGCGATTTTACGTGCGAAGTAGCCCGTTCTACCGGAAAATATTTATCGGAAGAACGGGTGAATTTTGATGCATCAAAAATTGAAAGTAAGGGGTTGCACGATTTGGTGAGTTACGTAGATAAGGAGTCGGAGAAACGAATTGTCAGGGCTTTGCAGGCAGTTTTACCGGAGTCGGGTTTTATTGCCGAAGAAGGTACGACAAAGAAACGGGGTGAGCGTTTTAACTGGGTGATTGACCCGCTCGATGGAACTACCAATTTTGTACAGGGCGTTCCGGTTTATGCAGTTAGTATCGGGCTGTTGGATGGCGATGAACTGGTACTGGGAGTTGTGTATGAAGTAGGACGAGATGAGTGTTTTTATGCGTGGAAAGGCGGTGGAGCTTTTTTGAATGGTGAACCGATTCATGTTTCGGACCGCAATGCTATGAATGATGCATTGTTGGCTACCGGTTTTCCATACTCCAATTTTGGTTTGCTGGATGAATATATCGCCGTATTGAAATGGGCGATAGTGGAGGCACGTGGAATGCGCCGAATGGGTTCTGCAGCGGTAGATTTGTCGTATGTAGCCTGTGGGCGGTTTGATGCTTTCTGGGAATATGATCTGAAATCGTGGGATGTGGCAGCCGGAGCTTTGATATTGATGGAAGCGGGTGGAACGGTAACCGATTTTTTGGGAGGAAAGAATTATTTGTTTGATAAAGAAATAGTGGCTTCAAACACCTTGTTGCACGGGGTACTCCAGCACAAGATAGCTGAACTTATGAAATAA
- a CDS encoding ferredoxin domain-containing protein: MLIDERDTRTERLLLVANEMMTAARTAPKGKGFDIIEVLLATGETIELLSKEMLKYSEKTGLKFILRDAENILHSEAIVLIGTKQKTHSLNCGYCGFETCAAKNEFADVPCAINTVDVGIAIGSACSVAADHRVDSRVMFSVGRVAQELDLMPGCSSIYGIPISCSSKSPFFDRVSTNPSK; the protein is encoded by the coding sequence ATGCTAATTGACGAAAGAGATACACGCACAGAACGTTTGCTTCTGGTGGCTAACGAAATGATGACTGCTGCCCGAACTGCGCCTAAAGGCAAGGGTTTTGATATTATTGAAGTGCTACTGGCTACCGGAGAAACTATCGAATTGCTCTCCAAAGAAATGCTGAAGTACAGCGAAAAAACCGGTCTGAAGTTTATATTGCGCGATGCTGAGAATATTCTACATTCCGAAGCCATTGTACTAATAGGAACCAAACAGAAAACTCACAGTCTCAATTGCGGGTATTGTGGATTTGAAACTTGTGCTGCTAAAAATGAATTTGCAGATGTTCCGTGTGCTATCAACACCGTCGATGTTGGTATTGCCATTGGGTCGGCTTGTTCGGTTGCAGCCGATCACAGAGTAGATTCGCGCGTGATGTTTTCTGTAGGAAGAGTGGCGCAGGAACTGGATTTGATGCCCGGTTGTAGTTCTATTTACGGAATTCCGATTAGTTGTTCGTCAAAAAGTCCTTTCTTCGACAGGGTATCAACTAATCCTTCAAAATAG
- a CDS encoding geranylgeranylglyceryl/heptaprenylglyceryl phosphate synthase produces MKNVYKSILLNREANRKMLAVLLDPDKCRGSVLAGTIAALKSNTPDLVFVGGSHTVTSVDSLIELLKEEVNTKIVLFPGNASQFSTKANALLYLSLLSGRNAEFLIGQHITSSVAIKKTGIEVIPTGYLLIDGGKPSSVEYISNTRTIPRDKNEIALSTAVAAELLGMRLVYLEAGSGADTPVAPEMIHCVSAGLSLPLIVGGGIKTTEQLTAAYDAGADIVVVGNAFESNPNLIEEFVKCTRNYEAGSELSATE; encoded by the coding sequence ATGAAAAACGTATATAAATCGATCTTACTCAACAGAGAGGCAAACCGCAAAATGCTGGCTGTACTGCTGGATCCCGACAAATGTCGCGGAAGTGTACTGGCCGGTACCATAGCAGCACTCAAATCAAATACACCCGATTTGGTTTTTGTGGGAGGAAGTCATACTGTTACGTCAGTCGATTCATTGATTGAATTACTAAAAGAAGAAGTAAACACTAAAATAGTTCTGTTTCCCGGAAATGCATCACAGTTCAGCACCAAAGCCAATGCATTGCTTTACCTTTCCCTCTTATCAGGCAGAAATGCCGAATTTTTAATCGGACAGCACATAACATCGTCGGTAGCCATAAAAAAAACGGGAATAGAAGTTATCCCAACCGGATATTTACTGATTGACGGAGGAAAACCAAGTTCGGTGGAATATATCAGCAACACGCGCACCATACCCCGCGATAAAAATGAAATAGCATTGTCTACGGCTGTTGCAGCCGAGTTGCTGGGAATGCGACTGGTTTATCTGGAAGCCGGAAGTGGTGCCGACACTCCTGTAGCGCCCGAGATGATTCACTGTGTAAGTGCAGGATTATCGCTACCACTGATTGTTGGAGGTGGAATAAAAACTACGGAACAATTGACAGCAGCCTACGATGCCGGAGCAGATATAGTTGTAGTGGGCAATGCTTTCGAGAGCAATCCAAATCTGATAGAAGAATTTGTAAAATGCACCCGAAATTACGAAGCCGGCTCAGAATTGTCGGCTACTGAATAA
- a CDS encoding 4'-phosphopantetheinyl transferase family protein: MPKSYSILTEDIRLLVWDLTESIDELKKQLVLFNERELKNIVSEKRKREFLGVRVAMKKLLGKEVSIEHDSDGKPYLSDNCYQISISHSKNWIAVIAHPTCSIGVDIECPSDKIQKIYTRFLSPGEQKDLSGGRDISQLQLAWSVKEALYKIIGKEAVDFANQLRIFPFETKPSGKIMAQHVPTKKLYQLHFIQNSAYTLAYCVD, translated from the coding sequence ATGCCGAAAAGTTATTCTATTTTGACCGAAGATATCCGATTATTGGTTTGGGACCTGACCGAAAGCATTGATGAGCTCAAAAAACAATTGGTATTATTCAACGAACGAGAATTAAAAAACATAGTGTCCGAAAAACGCAAGCGAGAGTTTTTGGGGGTTCGGGTGGCAATGAAAAAATTATTGGGCAAAGAAGTCAGCATTGAACATGACAGCGACGGGAAGCCATACTTATCGGACAATTGCTATCAGATAAGTATTTCGCACAGCAAAAACTGGATAGCAGTGATAGCACATCCCACGTGCTCTATCGGCGTGGATATTGAATGTCCAAGCGATAAAATTCAGAAAATCTACACCCGCTTTTTAAGTCCGGGTGAGCAAAAAGACTTGTCGGGAGGACGGGATATTAGCCAACTGCAATTGGCATGGTCGGTGAAAGAGGCACTGTACAAGATTATCGGAAAAGAAGCTGTGGATTTTGCCAATCAGTTGCGCATTTTCCCTTTCGAGACTAAGCCTTCAGGCAAAATTATGGCGCAACATGTACCGACAAAGAAGCTTTATCAATTACATTTTATTCAAAATTCAGCTTACACACTGGCTTATTGTGTGGATTAA
- the gldD gene encoding gliding motility lipoprotein GldD: MKILRYLNICLITLIVGILSSCGEASIPRPYGYFRVELPKHAYRKLDTLDLPYKFDLPLNAKIVERKVNGDKYWIDIVYPKLNASIFCSYKSVNNNLINLLEDTRKIVYKHSVKADGIGEKAFESANKNVHGILYDLQGNTASAVQFILTDSTKHFFRAALYFNNVPNKDSIAPMSKYVREDIVRIMESFEWKK; encoded by the coding sequence ATGAAAATTTTGCGATATTTAAACATCTGTCTGATTACATTAATCGTAGGTATTTTAAGTTCATGTGGTGAGGCTTCTATTCCTCGTCCGTACGGTTACTTCCGGGTAGAACTGCCCAAGCACGCTTACAGAAAACTTGACACGCTTGATCTTCCTTACAAATTTGATTTACCGCTGAACGCAAAAATAGTTGAACGCAAAGTAAATGGAGACAAGTACTGGATTGACATAGTATACCCAAAACTGAATGCCAGCATTTTCTGTAGTTACAAGTCGGTCAACAATAATCTGATAAACCTGCTGGAAGACACCCGCAAAATTGTTTACAAACACAGCGTAAAAGCAGATGGTATTGGCGAAAAAGCTTTCGAGAGCGCAAATAAAAACGTGCATGGTATTCTGTACGACTTACAGGGCAATACTGCGTCAGCTGTTCAGTTTATCCTGACCGACAGTACAAAGCATTTTTTCAGAGCCGCATTGTATTTCAACAATGTTCCTAACAAGGATTCTATCGCCCCAATGTCAAAATACGTACGCGAAGATATTGTTCGAATAATGGAAAGTTTCGAATGGAAAAAGTAA
- the gldE gene encoding gliding motility-associated protein GldE yields MANLVGTDVLYSIYGGITIHPLTVSAAISLIVSILLLCFSAIISASEVAFFSLDPKTLNELEESESKADRNILRLLKTPQRLLATMLIGNNFLNVAVIFLLTYFTNTILNFDSAPLLGFIFQTIIITFAILLFAEIIPKVYATQFAQKTAVYTVPYLSAIEKLFGVFVSFLVNSTSFVNNRLAKHNHSNISMDELSHALELTSNNKDEDTEILEGIIKFGNIQVVDIMTSRVDMVIVDIKTNYKKLLEIKIESGYSRIPVYAGTRDNIKGLLYSKDLLPHLDKPANFRWQTLIRPAYYVPETKKIDDLLNEFQTNKVHLAIVVDEYGGTSGLVTLEDILEEIVGDISDEYDNEEVLFTKIDNHTFIFEAKILLNDFFKIAEIEEDDFVKVTEEVETLAGLILELKGDIPTKNERIDYGRYVFEIVAADNRRIKKVKLYIKDDFKNSDMG; encoded by the coding sequence TTGGCTAATTTAGTGGGAACGGACGTTTTATATTCAATTTATGGGGGCATAACCATTCATCCTCTAACTGTTTCTGCCGCAATTTCATTAATTGTCAGCATACTGTTGCTGTGTTTTTCGGCGATTATTTCGGCATCAGAGGTAGCATTTTTTTCGCTGGATCCGAAAACGCTGAACGAGCTGGAAGAAAGTGAGAGTAAAGCCGATCGGAACATTCTCCGTTTGCTGAAAACGCCTCAACGCCTGCTGGCAACCATGCTTATCGGCAATAATTTTCTGAATGTCGCAGTTATCTTCCTGCTTACCTACTTTACCAATACGATTTTAAATTTCGACAGCGCTCCGCTGTTGGGTTTTATTTTCCAGACTATCATCATTACATTCGCCATTCTGCTTTTTGCCGAAATAATACCGAAAGTATACGCCACCCAATTTGCGCAAAAAACAGCTGTTTATACCGTTCCATACCTATCGGCAATTGAAAAATTGTTCGGGGTTTTTGTAAGTTTTCTGGTCAATTCCACTTCGTTCGTAAACAACAGGCTGGCCAAACACAATCATTCAAACATCTCAATGGATGAGCTATCTCACGCATTGGAGCTAACATCAAACAACAAAGATGAAGACACCGAAATTCTGGAAGGAATTATCAAATTCGGGAATATTCAGGTTGTGGACATTATGACTTCGCGTGTGGATATGGTGATAGTGGACATAAAAACCAACTACAAGAAATTACTCGAAATCAAAATAGAGTCCGGTTACTCCCGCATTCCGGTGTATGCAGGCACGCGCGACAACATAAAAGGACTGCTCTACAGCAAAGATTTATTACCACACCTGGACAAACCTGCTAATTTTAGGTGGCAGACGCTCATTCGTCCGGCCTATTACGTCCCCGAAACAAAGAAAATCGATGATTTGTTAAATGAATTTCAGACAAACAAAGTGCACTTAGCCATTGTTGTGGACGAATATGGCGGAACTTCGGGATTGGTTACGCTGGAGGACATACTGGAAGAAATAGTTGGAGATATAAGTGATGAATACGATAACGAAGAAGTATTGTTCACCAAAATTGACAACCATACTTTTATTTTCGAAGCCAAAATACTTCTAAACGACTTTTTCAAGATAGCCGAAATAGAAGAAGATGACTTTGTAAAGGTAACTGAGGAAGTTGAGACGCTGGCCGGGCTAATCCTAGAATTAAAAGGTGACATACCAACCAAGAATGAAAGAATAGACTATGGCAGGTATGTGTTCGAAATAGTGGCGGCCGATAATCGCAGGATAAAAAAGGTAAAACTATACATTAAAGATGATTTCAAAAACTCTGATATGGGGTAA
- a CDS encoding universal stress protein: MEDRLVTLAIRTFQRAQMIKTVLEENGIETVIHNLNLENPELSVGVRVRIKESDLPRALKIVEEMENAWEREPVVSPLAIQKVLVPIDFNDQVAKAADFGFHFADILATEVVFLYVYFSPTFTISSNHDLSTYSISDSELLRRIVSTANAEIETMTKSIHARISKGELPNIPFSFEMKEGVPEDLILEYCKKHKPALVVMGTHGKKVSNELIGSVTAEVMEACVSPVFAVPVLMPMQSLDDIKRIAFLTNFDQKDLIAIDRAISLFASDKMEMYFIHASDKKEAWSEVMLAGIKSYFSTHYPQLVANYDLLNATDSPDLLNNYIETHHIDVLAFNSRRRNLFSRLFNPSLAYQMVLHSDTPLFVTHV, encoded by the coding sequence ATGGAAGATAGATTAGTTACTCTGGCCATTCGCACTTTTCAACGAGCGCAAATGATTAAAACGGTTTTGGAGGAAAACGGAATTGAAACCGTAATTCATAACCTGAATCTGGAAAATCCGGAATTGTCGGTAGGGGTACGTGTTCGTATCAAAGAAAGTGATTTGCCGCGTGCTTTGAAAATTGTAGAAGAGATGGAAAATGCATGGGAGCGTGAGCCTGTAGTAAGTCCATTAGCTATTCAAAAGGTTCTGGTTCCGATTGACTTCAACGACCAGGTGGCAAAAGCTGCCGATTTTGGATTTCATTTTGCCGATATACTGGCTACCGAAGTTGTGTTTTTATATGTTTATTTCAGTCCTACTTTTACTATTTCGTCAAACCATGATTTAAGCACCTATAGTATAAGCGACAGTGAATTGTTGCGCAGAATTGTCAGCACCGCCAATGCCGAGATTGAAACAATGACTAAGTCTATACATGCAAGAATCTCGAAAGGTGAATTGCCCAATATACCGTTTAGCTTCGAAATGAAAGAAGGTGTTCCTGAGGATCTGATTCTAGAATACTGCAAAAAACATAAACCTGCTTTGGTAGTAATGGGTACTCATGGGAAAAAAGTGTCGAACGAGCTGATCGGAAGTGTCACAGCCGAAGTGATGGAAGCCTGCGTTTCTCCTGTGTTTGCTGTGCCGGTTCTGATGCCTATGCAGTCGCTGGATGATATTAAGCGAATAGCTTTCCTGACTAATTTTGATCAAAAGGATTTGATAGCTATTGACCGTGCGATATCGCTTTTTGCCTCTGATAAAATGGAAATGTACTTTATTCATGCTTCCGATAAAAAAGAGGCTTGGAGCGAAGTGATGTTGGCCGGAATAAAATCATACTTTTCAACGCATTATCCGCAGTTGGTTGCTAATTATGACTTACTTAATGCTACCGATTCGCCTGATTTGTTGAATAATTATATTGAAACTCATCATATTGACGTGCTGGCATTTAATTCTCGTCGCCGAAATTTATTTTCGCGCTTGTTCAATCCAAGTTTGGCTTACCAAATGGTGCTACATTCTGATACGCCTCTTTTTGTTACGCACGTTTAG
- a CDS encoding endonuclease/exonuclease/phosphatase: protein MKKNVLTVFCLFIALIINAQTAEKEKQNFKIMCYNVENFFDCVDDSTTNDNEFLPTGIRAWNYTKYQKKQANIARVITAIGGWEAPALVGMCEVESRKCLIDLTRYSGLKNLRYKFIHHESPDPRGIDVALLFQPSQFKPFHDQAIKIRYPDAPANRTRDILFVSGVIPTGDTLHVFVCHFPSRLGGEMESDDKRLFVASVVRAKADSIFAASPKPNIVIMGDFNDFPTNSSLLEVLKAKPIVDSVSTQSLYNLMYKLHTEGKGSNKHSGDWGALDQMIVSGNLLKSSNSIYTKQSDAHFFDADFLLENDNTFLGKQPFRTYAGMKYQGGFSDHLPIYTDFWY, encoded by the coding sequence ATGAAAAAGAATGTATTGACTGTCTTCTGTTTATTTATAGCACTGATAATTAATGCTCAAACGGCAGAAAAAGAAAAACAGAATTTCAAAATCATGTGTTACAATGTCGAAAACTTTTTCGACTGCGTAGATGACTCAACGACTAACGACAACGAATTCCTGCCTACAGGCATACGAGCCTGGAACTACACAAAATATCAAAAGAAACAAGCCAATATAGCCCGTGTAATCACAGCCATAGGCGGTTGGGAAGCCCCTGCACTGGTAGGAATGTGCGAAGTGGAAAGCCGGAAATGTCTGATAGATTTAACACGCTATTCCGGATTGAAAAATCTGAGATATAAATTCATTCATCACGAATCACCCGACCCAAGAGGCATTGACGTAGCACTTTTGTTCCAGCCCAGTCAGTTCAAGCCATTTCACGATCAGGCAATTAAAATACGTTACCCCGATGCTCCAGCAAACAGAACCCGCGACATTCTTTTCGTATCAGGTGTTATCCCAACTGGTGATACATTACATGTTTTTGTATGTCATTTTCCTTCCAGACTGGGTGGCGAAATGGAATCCGATGACAAAAGACTATTTGTGGCATCCGTCGTCAGAGCCAAAGCAGACAGTATATTTGCAGCCAGCCCAAAACCGAACATTGTCATCATGGGAGACTTTAATGATTTCCCAACGAACTCAAGTCTTTTGGAAGTATTGAAAGCAAAACCGATTGTTGATTCTGTTTCAACTCAGAGCCTGTATAATCTGATGTATAAATTACACACCGAAGGCAAGGGTTCAAACAAACATTCCGGTGATTGGGGAGCACTGGATCAAATGATTGTTTCGGGCAATTTATTGAAATCTTCAAATTCAATTTACACTAAGCAAAGTGATGCCCACTTCTTTGATGCAGACTTTTTATTGGAAAATGATAATACCTTTCTGGGGAAACAACCTTTCAGAACTTATGCAGGAATGAAATATCAAGGTGGATTTTCCGACCATTTACCCATCTATACAGATTTCTGGTACTGA
- a CDS encoding porin family protein — MAKIRMQPKIYKSITLLVFLIFCLSQPIRSQQNLPYADDKLLHFGFSLGVNTMDFGVKTSSDSVGARVSTLSPGFSVGIISNLRLSRYFNFRFTPTLHFGQRQLNYFPKLKADSVLITSIPISLPVYIKYSAERKGNFRPYLIAGGGMSIDLATNKENPVLLRPVNLFAEFGVGCDIYFLFFKLAPELKYSIGFNDIFVPLNERESGQVPTSKQRFSDSLSKLTSKMFTLTFNFE; from the coding sequence ATGGCAAAAATCCGTATGCAACCCAAGATATATAAGAGTATTACTTTACTTGTTTTTTTAATATTCTGCTTAAGCCAGCCTATTCGTTCGCAACAAAACCTGCCATATGCTGACGATAAGCTTCTTCATTTTGGATTTTCTCTGGGCGTAAATACTATGGATTTTGGGGTAAAGACTTCATCCGACTCCGTGGGAGCTCGCGTTTCTACTTTAAGTCCCGGATTTTCAGTCGGTATTATAAGCAATTTGAGGTTAAGCAGATATTTTAATTTCCGGTTCACTCCTACCTTGCATTTTGGACAACGTCAGTTGAATTATTTTCCCAAGCTAAAAGCAGATTCCGTACTTATAACATCCATTCCTATTAGTTTACCGGTTTACATCAAATATAGCGCAGAAAGAAAAGGAAACTTTCGTCCTTATCTGATAGCTGGAGGTGGAATGTCAATTGATTTAGCCACAAATAAGGAAAATCCGGTATTGTTGAGACCAGTAAACTTATTTGCTGAATTCGGTGTGGGATGCGACATTTATTTTTTGTTTTTTAAACTTGCTCCGGAACTAAAATACTCCATCGGTTTTAATGACATCTTTGTGCCATTGAACGAACGTGAGAGCGGCCAAGTTCCAACCAGCAAACAACGTTTCTCCGACTCATTGAGTAAGCTAACTTCAAAGATGTTCACACTCACTTTTAATTTTGAGTAA
- a CDS encoding inorganic phosphate transporter, whose protein sequence is MTLLITIIVLALVFDYINGFHDAANSIATIVSTKVLTPFRAVLWAAFFNFVAFFIAKYFSGFGIANTVSKAVIEQYITLPVIFSGIVAAIIWNLATWWLGIPSSSSHTLIGGFAGSAIMSTMIANGYTTSGFESIKYEVIIKIASFIVLAPLIGMIISSLITILILYIFRRVNPHKANQWFKKLQLVSSGLFSIGHGLNDSQKVMGIIAAALYAAYHKNGIDMGIHDIKNIPDWVAFSCFAAISLGTMSGGWRIIKTMGSRITKVTPLEGVAAETAGALTLYLTEILKIPVSTTHTITGSIIGVGAVKRLSAVRWGVTRSLLIAWLLTIPVSATLAALIYFLLGTIV, encoded by the coding sequence ATGACGCTATTAATAACTATTATCGTACTGGCTTTAGTTTTTGATTATATCAATGGATTCCATGATGCTGCGAATTCCATTGCAACTATTGTATCAACAAAAGTACTAACTCCGTTTAGGGCAGTTTTATGGGCAGCATTCTTCAATTTTGTGGCATTCTTCATTGCTAAATATTTTAGCGGTTTTGGTATTGCCAATACAGTATCAAAAGCTGTAATAGAGCAATATATCACATTGCCTGTTATATTTTCAGGTATAGTTGCTGCCATTATCTGGAATCTGGCAACCTGGTGGTTAGGAATTCCTTCATCTTCATCTCACACGCTTATCGGAGGATTTGCCGGTTCAGCTATTATGAGTACCATGATTGCCAATGGATACACTACAAGCGGCTTCGAATCAATTAAATATGAAGTTATTATAAAAATTGCTTCGTTTATTGTTCTCGCACCTCTTATCGGTATGATTATTTCATCATTGATTACCATTCTCATTTTGTACATATTCAGAAGAGTTAATCCTCACAAAGCCAATCAATGGTTTAAAAAGCTACAGTTAGTTTCGTCTGGTTTATTTAGTATCGGTCACGGACTTAATGACTCGCAAAAAGTAATGGGAATAATTGCTGCGGCTCTTTATGCGGCTTATCACAAGAACGGTATTGATATGGGTATTCACGACATAAAAAACATACCGGACTGGGTTGCCTTTTCTTGTTTTGCGGCAATTTCTCTTGGAACAATGTCTGGAGGTTGGAGAATTATAAAAACTATGGGTTCAAGAATCACGAAGGTAACACCGTTGGAAGGTGTAGCTGCAGAAACAGCAGGAGCTTTAACACTTTACCTTACTGAAATTTTGAAGATTCCGGTAAGTACGACCCACACAATTACAGGTTCTATCATTGGAGTTGGAGCCGTAAAACGCCTTTCGGCAGTTCGTTGGGGAGTTACTCGAAGCCTGCTTATAGCATGGTTACTGACTATTCCGGTAAGTGCAACTCTGGCTGCTCTGATATATTTCTTACTCGGAACCATTGTTTAA
- a CDS encoding DUF47 domain-containing protein, giving the protein MNNSFFSKFTPKETKFFPILTEMADVILVASDLIIECVQNNNHELAIEYYKKIKEQEKKGDKLSAKVFDELNSTFITPFDREDIHHLADKIDDVTDYINSCAKKIVLYNPKQIPAKAVEIAKLIREDAIAIQKAVNELDVLKKNSNKIKEYCLELKVIENKADDVYENFLIDLFENQKDAVEIIKMKEIMSELEKATDAAEHVGKIIKTIIVKYA; this is encoded by the coding sequence ATGAACAATTCTTTTTTCAGCAAATTCACGCCCAAAGAGACTAAATTTTTCCCTATTCTGACTGAAATGGCGGATGTAATTTTAGTTGCTTCCGATTTAATTATCGAATGCGTTCAAAACAACAATCATGAATTAGCCATTGAATACTACAAAAAAATTAAAGAACAGGAGAAAAAAGGTGATAAGCTATCTGCAAAGGTATTTGACGAATTAAATTCTACGTTCATTACTCCATTCGACCGCGAAGATATTCATCATTTAGCAGATAAGATTGATGACGTTACTGACTATATAAATAGCTGTGCAAAGAAAATTGTACTTTACAACCCTAAACAAATTCCGGCTAAAGCAGTAGAGATAGCCAAGCTTATCCGAGAAGATGCTATCGCAATACAAAAAGCTGTAAATGAGCTTGATGTTCTTAAAAAGAACTCCAACAAAATCAAAGAATATTGTCTTGAATTAAAGGTAATAGAAAATAAAGCTGATGATGTTTATGAAAACTTCCTGATTGATTTATTTGAAAATCAAAAAGATGCAGTAGAGATCATCAAAATGAAAGAAATTATGAGCGAACTTGAAAAAGCTACTGATGCTGCAGAGCATGTTGGTAAAATTATCAAAACAATTATTGTTAAGTACGCATAA
- a CDS encoding DUF362 domain-containing protein, producing the protein MAYVISEDCIACGSCISECPVEAISEGDIYVIDADVCTDCGTCADVCPSEAISPVN; encoded by the coding sequence ATGGCTTACGTTATTTCAGAAGATTGTATTGCTTGCGGATCATGTATCAGCGAATGTCCAGTTGAAGCAATTTCAGAAGGTGATATTTATGTAATTGATGCAGATGTTTGCACTGATTGTGGAACTTGCGCAGATGTTTGTCCATCAGAAGCAATTAGCCCAGTTAATTAA